TGAGCAGGATGTTGAGCCGCACCCCGATGTCGAACATCTGCAGCAGCGTGTTCCACACGCCCTCTGCTCCCGGCGCCAGGCGGTACGCCCAGATCATCGCCACGCAGAGCAGGGTGAAGACGATCGCCATCCCGAAGTTCGCCACCACGCCGGCGATGGAGACCAGCAGGTCGCCCCGCTTGTAGTTGCGATACTTCCGCGGCGTGGTAGGCACCGGCTTGGCCCAGCCCAGCAGCGGCGCCCCGGTGAGCATGGCGATCATGGGCAGCAGCAGCGTGCCCACGGGGTCGATGTGCGCGGCGGGGTTCAGCGTCACGCGCCCCAGCATGTACGCCGTGTCGTCGCCCTGCTTGAGCGCGACCCACGCGTGGGCGAACTCGTGCACGGTGAACGACAGGATAAGGATGGGAAGGCTGAGGAGGAGGTAGCGTGGGTCTGGCATGGCGCGCAAGCTAGGGCGCGTGCCGGGCGTTGTCAAAAGCGGGCCCGCGCGGGGTTGACAGGTCCGCCGCTGGCGGGTAGCTTTCGTGCTTTCTGGCGTTGCCCGTGCCCGGGTGCGCCGCAACGATCCCGCTGGAGGAAACCTTGCCGAACGTCAAGTCCGCCGAAAAGAGGATGCGGACCAGTGCGATCCGCGCCGACCGCAACCGGCAGTATCGCTCGCGGCTCCGCACCGCGCTCAAGAAGGTCCGTCAGGCGGACGACGCCCAGACGGGCGCCGCCGCCCTTCAGGAGGCCGCCCGCATGCTCGACAAGGCTGCTGCCAAGCGCATCATCCATCCGAACAAGGCCGCCCGCGCCAAGTCGCGCCTGACCGCCATGATCCGGAAGCTCGACACCGCCGCCGCGTAAGCAGCAGCGCCGCAAGACAGCAGAAGGCCCGCCCGCTCCCAGAGCCGGCGGGCCTTCTCGCGAGCACAGCAGCACCCGCAACAATGAACGAGCCCGGCTCCCGGTCGGGCAGCAACTTCTTTCATACCACCACCGTTCACATGAGGCCGGCACGTGGAGCTTTCCGCCTTGACGGTTCGCGTCCTCCTGTTGTTCTTCCCCGGCGTGCTCTGCGCGCTCCTGGTGGATGCGCTGACGGTGCACAAAGAACGCAAGGCGGTTGAGTTCCTGACGCACGCCTTTCTTCTGGGGATCGGCTCGTACCTCACCCTCTACGTCGCGAGGGAGCTTGTCGATGCGGTAGCCGAACTTCCGTGGAGCCCTTACCGGCCGCTCCCGCTCACGTTCTTCGACGCCCTGCTCGACGTCAAGGCGCGGATTGCATGGGGAGAGATATTCCTCGCTGCCGTTTCCGCAGTCGCGCTGGCCGGTACCGTCTCGGCTTTCGCCACTCACAAGGTGCTCCACCGGTTAGCGAAGCGGTGGCACATCTCGCGCAAGATCGGCGAGCTGGACCTGTGGGCACTCCTCTTCAACGCTCCAGGCACCAGTGGATGGGTGACGGTTCGTGACCTGCGCTACGATCTCATGTTCTTCGGCTGGGTTGAGGCGTTCTCCGACATGGCGGACAAACCCCAGCTCATCCTCCGGGATGTGGTCACGTTCGAAGGCAGCACGGGACGGGAACTGTACAGATCAGATCGTGTATTCCTGGCGAGGGAGGCGGATTCGATCATCATCGAGCCCTTCCCATCACGTTCTCCGGATAACGTAGGAGCTGGCGATGGACTCTCAGAGCCACACACCACCGCTGCGCGAAGGGAAGTTCATCAAGGGTGGACTGAACACGGATCCGCAGACCCCACGACCGAACTTCACGCCGGCCCCGCTCGGACCACGCACCGTCGCGGCGGCAGCGACGGAGAAGAAGTAGAGCAAGCGGGCGAGCGTGATCCGGACCCTACGCTCACCCGTCCGGACGAGTAGACGGAGGATAAAAGAGAAGG
This window of the Longimicrobiaceae bacterium genome carries:
- the rpsT gene encoding 30S ribosomal protein S20 encodes the protein MPNVKSAEKRMRTSAIRADRNRQYRSRLRTALKKVRQADDAQTGAAALQEAARMLDKAAAKRIIHPNKAARAKSRLTAMIRKLDTAAA
- a CDS encoding site-2 protease family protein codes for the protein MPDPRYLLLSLPILILSFTVHEFAHAWVALKQGDDTAYMLGRVTLNPAAHIDPVGTLLLPMIAMLTGAPLLGWAKPVPTTPRKYRNYKRGDLLVSIAGVVANFGMAIVFTLLCVAMIWAYRLAPGAEGVWNTLLQMFDIGVRLNILLILFNLIPIPPLDGSRVLVHFLSPKAALSYREMSRYGMAVLMLLVFVGGFRFLTPLTNGIYSVFRGLQEVLV